The genomic DNA AAGATTCCCGAAGAGGGATTGGGACGGGCTGTTATGGATAGAATCTACAAAGCCTCTGAAAAATAGGCACCTTATTCAAAAATAATCGTGAAAACCGTCCGCTCTTTTCTGTTCAGTTCGATTTTCCCGTTAAGCTGATCGACCAGCAAATTGATAACCTGGAAACCGAGCTTGTTTCCCTTTCTGATATCGATATTCTCCGGAAAGGGATGGCCGTTATTGCCCACGGAAAGCCGTTTTAACCCATCGCCATTCTCTTCAAGAGAGATAGTAAGAAGATTGGGTTCGCTGTTATCTCTGTAAAAGCCGTATTTGACAGCATTGGTTATTAACTCCGCACAAATCAGACCGAGCGAAACGGTTTTGTCCGTTTCCAGCGAGAGCGGGGGAATGCGAACTTCAAGATCGATGGAAAAATCGCTGCCGCTCATCATACCCAGAAGAAGTGAAGCCAGTTCCTCCATATAAAGGCTCAGATCGATATTGGACAGATCCTCATTTTTATACAGCTTATCATGAACGAGAGAAATCGACTGGAGCCTGGGCTGAATCTCCATCATTATTTCCCGGGCCGTGTCATCGGCAATCATGGAACTCTGAAGGCTGATAAGACCTGAAATGATGTTGAGATTATTTTTAACCCGGTGGTGTACTTCCCGGATGAGCATCTCTTTCTCTCCGAGCGCTTTTTTCAGACCGGCTTCTTTCTCTTTGAATGTGGTAACGTCATTGAGGAAAATGATTTTCGCTTCCACTGAACTGTCTGAAATGCGATGGATCGATGTGCGGACGAAATGCCCGTTTACAGGAATGACCATATCGCTGACCGCTTTTCCGCTGTCAAAATCATCCATAAGGCTTCTAATGAACTTCGCTTCCTCTTCCGTAAAAGCATCATACAGATTATGGGAAAGCATGGTGAACTCGCCGGTGCCGAGGATTTCCGCTGCTGCGGGATTAATGTACACGATACGGTTATCACCGGAAACTTCAAGAATTCCCTCCCTCATATTGGCCAGCAGGACCTCAAGATGTTTGACGGAAAAAAGCAGCTCCTTCGTGATATGCCTCGGAGAGATCTCATTAAGGCCCAGGCAGTTTTCCGGATGGCTTCGCCTCTTTTTTTTACTGAACTGATCTATGACATCGAGAATATGTCCCGCCATCAGCTTCAAAGGACCTTTGGCGATAAAGGCGTCGGCATGGCTCGGTATGTCTATTTGTTCCGATTCGCTGGCGATCCCCGATAGAATAACGATGAAGGAATCGGCGAACTCCTCCTGCGCCCTGATATAGCGGCTCAGTTTATCGCCGTTGATATAAGGCATTATCAAATCGATAAAGAATATTTGCGGTTTAAAGGTATCCATGATGTCGATGGCTTCGAGTCCGCCTTCCGCCTTTCTGACATCAAACCGCGGGGATGTGAGCAGACCTCCGATCGATTCCAGAAAAAGGGGATGGTTATCTACAATGAGGATTTTCAACGGGTCTTCAGTCAAGGTCCTTCTCCTCTGCTATCTGAAGTTTCAGATTCTGAAATTGAGTCAGCAGCTGGAGATACAGCTCCTGGCAGATGGGGCTGATATCCCCTTCGTCGCAGTTCAGAACCATCAGACGGGCGCTTTCGACCATATCTTCGATCTCCAGATTCAAACTTGCCCCTTTTATATGATGGGCCTTATCCCTGATCGCCGAACGGTTGTTTTCGGCTATCAACTGTTTTAATTCTTTAAGATCTGTTTCCGTCTGATTAATGAAAATATAGTATAGGGAAAGGAGCGAACTTCTGTCTATACCAATATCTTCAGCCTGTTCTGCCAGATTTAAGAGTTTCATATTTCCAGTATAGGTTCGACCACAGGTAATAACAAATAATTTCACTACCGGCGTTCCGGCTTCAGACCAGAGAGCCGGCCGGTCATAACCGGATGAGAAAAATATGATTTAAAACAGATATATATATTGATTAATGGACAGAGATTTTTTTTCTACGCCTTATGTCCTCTTGAAATAAGGATGGAAAGGAAGAGAAGAGCCAAAGCCGCCATCATATAAAGAGGAATAACCTCGAGACCGTAGATCCTGGCGAGAACCCCGGCCAGAGAAGGAACCACGGCCGCTCCGAAACCGGCTGCCGATATCTGCATTCCTATCGTATTGGAAACGTGGCGGATACCGACCCTGTTACCCGTATCGGATATGAGGCTGGGAAAGACGGGGGCAATGGCAAAACCGATGATGCCGATTCCCGCAATGGTCAGCCAGATCCCCGGATTGAGAGCTACGAGAACAGTCCCCGCCAGAGCCAATCCTATACTGGAATAAAGAATTGTCCGGACAGACATCTTCCTGGTATACCAGCCGGCCAGAATGCGGCCGACCGTAAACATGGCCCAGTAGCTACCGGTAACCAGACCGGCGATTTCAGGCCGGACACCCCGGGATATGGTCAGCAGAGAATAAGACCATAATCCGAGACCGAGCTCGACGCCAGTGTATATAAAGAACATCAGCATGCTGAGAAGAGCTCTCAGCTGCCTGAGCGTTTCCCCGATGGCTGCATCCTTCTCACGATGTTCCCGGGCCTGATCTGCTGGCTCATCTTTCTGCCAGGAATGAAGAGAGGTAAAAAAAACAATAGCCAGTGCAAACTGAGCCAGACTGACAATAAGATATCCGGGACGCCATTGTCCGGTCAATGCAATTCCCGCCGTCATGACCAGAGGCCCCAGAGTCACGCCGACTCCGAAACTGGCATGAAGCCACTGCATCATCCTTTCGCTGTAATGCTTTTCCACATAGGTATTGATTCCCGCGTCTATGGCTCCGGCTCCCACGCCACCCAGAAAAACAGCCGGAAGGAGAAGATACCAGAGAGGAGAGAGAAAATAGATCATCAGGGCGGCGGCGGTAAGGCTGCAGCTGAGCCCCAGGAGCCCGCCGATTCCGTAACGGCGAACCAGGAAACCGCTGAAAAAACTGGAAGCCATATATCCGGCTGTACTGAAAAGGAGAAGCAGCCCCAGCGCATCAAGGGGAAGGGAAAAAGTATCGCGGATTCCCGGCCAGGCGACTCCCAGAAGTCCGTCGGGCATACCGAGCGATATAAAAGCAATAAAGGAAAGAGCAATAGCTGCCTTCCCGGCTGTTTTCTGTCTGATTGTCATGGAGTCATTCTATTCGGGACAACAGGCATATTCAAGAGGGACTTCATTCTGCATTAATGTCAGCTGATATATGCGGAATAAAAAAAAGACGGCTCTGAAGCCGCCTTTTTGAATTAGCTTTTTTTACCATTCGGTATTAAAAGTACTTCTGATCAACTGTCCCGAACCGAGCGCCGTAATGGCAAGACCGACCAGGAATCCCAGATAGGGAACCATTGACAGGATCACATAGATTCCGAAGGCAAGCAGAAAATACAGGAATCGATTTTGATTTTCCCATTTGAAAACTCTGAAAAGCATCCGTCCTGCAAGAGCCAATCCCACAATGATGGTCAGCATCCACAGAGGGAACGCCGCAAGGGCCAGACCGATAGACAGGGGGAAGAGCGGAATGGTCACGACAACCGCGACAGGATAAATAAACAGCGGGATAAGCCCCCAGAGCGCCGTTTTACCACAGGAGCGGAAATCTCTTTCTCCTGCCATAATCTCTTTGAAAACGGGAAGCAGAAGAATAAGAAAACCAGTCACGGCCATTCCGGCAAAAAAGAGCAAACAGGCGAAAAACTTGAATGTGGAAAACTTTTCCGTATCAATCTCTTTATTTTCCTCAAACTTCACCGTACCGCTGACTCTGGCTTTCTCCTCCTGGGAAAGAAGACTATTGGATCCATAGGTAAGATTTCCACGAATCGAACCGCGTTCGGTGATAATCAATTTCCCAGTGCGGACATTGACATCCCCATTGACGGGACCGTCGATGATAATCTCTCCCGCCCCGGCGAGAAGACCGTTGCGGAGTTCCCCCATGATGTGCAGAGTACTGGATCCACTTATCAGAGTTCCTTCCACGACAGCGTTATCCGTTACAGTAATATCCTGACCGGCGACAAAAGCCGTATCGCTGATAGTACCGGTAATGCGGACATCATTTCCCGCGGAGTGGAGGTTGTTCCCCACCTGGCCGTCAATTTTAATCGAATCTCCAAAAGCAGTAAGAGTTCCCTCGGACAGGCCCTCAAACTCAATGTTGCGACCCATAAGATACAGATCATCGGCCAGACCTCTGAAATCAATCCGGTATCCGCCCCAGAAATAATCGCCGTCGAAATCCCGGGACTCTACAATGGAAGACTCCTCTTCATTTCCCGCGACATTTATACTTCCGGCATTAAAATCCATCGATTCGGCAGTAAGAATCGCCGTTGTTGAAAAAGCCATAATCACCATCAGGTAATAAGCAAAAATCATTTTCTTCATTCAATCCCTCCTTAAGGGTTTTTCTTTTGATGTCCTAAATATATCTTTATGTAAAGGGTTCCCGTTTTTTTGCCGGCCGAACGGTCGGATTTTCCCTTTGAACGGTCAATCAACCAGTCCGGACGGTTTTCCGGTTGCCCCCTGAAAGGTGATGCGATACTATTCAAAATATGAAAAAAAGGCAGCAGACCGAACTATGGACCTCTCTTATCGCCCCGGTTTTTCTCATGACCATTCTTTTAATGCCTCTCCTCTTTATCATGGTCAAGCGATATTACTCTCCGGAACTGATTCCCCTGGCCCTTGTCAACGGGATCATCATGACCGGCGGGCTCATGCTCAATATCTTCGTCTACAGCCAGCTGACAGGAAGAATCCATAACCTGCTGATTATTTTTCTGATCATTCTCAGTTCCGCCGGATTCGCCATGAGCGGAGTCCTGTACATAAGCATTACCAATTCCCTCTTTTTTCTTTACGGCCTGGAAGTGATGGGATCCTATATGGCTGTTATCTTTTTAATAATTACATCGCTCAGCCTTTTAAGCAGCGGATTTATCAATTACCAGCGCATCGTCAATGAAGAGAGAGCCAAAAGCGAACACGAACTGAAGCTGCGGGAAGAGATGGAAAGACAGATCCATTCGTCACGGATAAACCCCCACTTTCTCTTCAATTCCCTCAATCTGATGATATCCCTCCTGGACGACAGGGACAAAGCCGAAGAAGTCCTGATCGGACTCTCGGAGCTTCTTCGCTACAACCTCGACGTATCGAAAGAGAGGGAGATTCCCCTGTTCCGAGAGATGGAAAGCGTCCGGAAATACCTGTTTATTCAGAAGGAACGTTTCGGAGACCGACTCGATTTTAAGATTGATGAGGGCGACAGCACCGCCATTCCGCCCCTTATTATTCAACCGCTGGTGGAAAACTCCATAAAGCACAATCTGGACCATTGCAA from Spirochaeta isovalerica includes the following:
- a CDS encoding histidine kinase dimerization/phosphoacceptor domain -containing protein; the encoded protein is MTEDPLKILIVDNHPLFLESIGGLLTSPRFDVRKAEGGLEAIDIMDTFKPQIFFIDLIMPYINGDKLSRYIRAQEEFADSFIVILSGIASESEQIDIPSHADAFIAKGPLKLMAGHILDVIDQFSKKKRRSHPENCLGLNEISPRHITKELLFSVKHLEVLLANMREGILEVSGDNRIVYINPAAAEILGTGEFTMLSHNLYDAFTEEEAKFIRSLMDDFDSGKAVSDMVIPVNGHFVRTSIHRISDSSVEAKIIFLNDVTTFKEKEAGLKKALGEKEMLIREVHHRVKNNLNIISGLISLQSSMIADDTAREIMMEIQPRLQSISLVHDKLYKNEDLSNIDLSLYMEELASLLLGMMSGSDFSIDLEVRIPPLSLETDKTVSLGLICAELITNAVKYGFYRDNSEPNLLTISLEENGDGLKRLSVGNNGHPFPENIDIRKGNKLGFQVINLLVDQLNGKIELNRKERTVFTIIFE
- a CDS encoding Hpt domain-containing protein, with amino-acid sequence MKLLNLAEQAEDIGIDRSSLLSLYYIFINQTETDLKELKQLIAENNRSAIRDKAHHIKGASLNLEIEDMVESARLMVLNCDEGDISPICQELYLQLLTQFQNLKLQIAEEKDLD
- a CDS encoding MFS transporter, which gives rise to MTIRQKTAGKAAIALSFIAFISLGMPDGLLGVAWPGIRDTFSLPLDALGLLLLFSTAGYMASSFFSGFLVRRYGIGGLLGLSCSLTAAALMIYFLSPLWYLLLPAVFLGGVGAGAIDAGINTYVEKHYSERMMQWLHASFGVGVTLGPLVMTAGIALTGQWRPGYLIVSLAQFALAIVFFTSLHSWQKDEPADQAREHREKDAAIGETLRQLRALLSMLMFFIYTGVELGLGLWSYSLLTISRGVRPEIAGLVTGSYWAMFTVGRILAGWYTRKMSVRTILYSSIGLALAGTVLVALNPGIWLTIAGIGIIGFAIAPVFPSLISDTGNRVGIRHVSNTIGMQISAAGFGAAVVPSLAGVLARIYGLEVIPLYMMAALALLFLSILISRGHKA
- a CDS encoding bactofilin family protein produces the protein MKKMIFAYYLMVIMAFSTTAILTAESMDFNAGSINVAGNEEESSIVESRDFDGDYFWGGYRIDFRGLADDLYLMGRNIEFEGLSEGTLTAFGDSIKIDGQVGNNLHSAGNDVRITGTISDTAFVAGQDITVTDNAVVEGTLISGSSTLHIMGELRNGLLAGAGEIIIDGPVNGDVNVRTGKLIITERGSIRGNLTYGSNSLLSQEEKARVSGTVKFEENKEIDTEKFSTFKFFACLLFFAGMAVTGFLILLLPVFKEIMAGERDFRSCGKTALWGLIPLFIYPVAVVVTIPLFPLSIGLALAAFPLWMLTIIVGLALAGRMLFRVFKWENQNRFLYFLLAFGIYVILSMVPYLGFLVGLAITALGSGQLIRSTFNTEW
- a CDS encoding sensor histidine kinase, whose amino-acid sequence is MKKRQQTELWTSLIAPVFLMTILLMPLLFIMVKRYYSPELIPLALVNGIIMTGGLMLNIFVYSQLTGRIHNLLIIFLIILSSAGFAMSGVLYISITNSLFFLYGLEVMGSYMAVIFLIITSLSLLSSGFINYQRIVNEERAKSEHELKLREEMERQIHSSRINPHFLFNSLNLMISLLDDRDKAEEVLIGLSELLRYNLDVSKEREIPLFREMESVRKYLFIQKERFGDRLDFKIDEGDSTAIPPLIIQPLVENSIKHNLDHCKHLFIEVLAERSEDQIILTVRDSEARLEEEKIGLGTGLEVTKQRVNLAGGKLSVKKGGVEICLPIK